Part of the Ciona intestinalis chromosome 6, KH, whole genome shotgun sequence genome, taaataacaagtaTATACATTCAGAAGTTCTTCACATTAAATAGATTCAAGACATTTTATGTAGATACATAACTGTATAGATTCTcggtaaataatttatttatccccCCACcttaataatatatgatttctatagtCGGTATCGACCATGGAGGAAGCATTATTCGACGCTGCGCACGCAGGAGACAAACTGGGTCTCCTCCAGATATTAGAGACGGGAGACGTCAGCATCGACGTTACAGACGCTGTAAGTAAATTTTATGATTAAATAATTATTCCATATACTagtaaattgtaataaaatagaGGTCATAAAATGggtaaattgtaataaaatagaGGTCATAAAATGggtaaattgtaataaaatagaaatcacaAAATAGAAAACGTCAAGGTTAAgaagttgtatttttacacCTTTGTGGACTTTTCATTATCATTGGCCTAATTAAAAGTATTaactaataaacaaatatgattCAGAATAAATAACTCAATTAAAACTGTCtctttttcatgttttttatatattttagtggGCTTTTGTTTAATGGCATAAtcaattaaagtatttttgataattttagcCCATTTATATGTAGTAACATATAGAAACTTTTAAGCAGTTAagaattacaataaaaaaattacagttaAATCTACACAGCCTGAAGTTGTAACATCCTTTTAAATGCATAATTTTGACAAGACAGTTAACCACAAGTTAAAcatgtgtaaaaatatttatatgaatcataacctatatatatacaacatatattgGGGTAGTAGATACAATATTAACAATTGAAAGTAATACAAGTCATATAAGTGTACAGTGACCCaaacatacattatatatatcatacacTGATTCATGGCTCTTTAAACTAGGGACGTATCATCTATTCTAAATCAGCATTCAAGGTTGTATAACTTAACGCATTATAAACAAGTCCAAAAACATTGGTAGTTAGTTTGAATATGAAATCTAGTTAAATTTGGAGTCTAGGTTTAAGTAATCCTCCAATGActccagtttttttttacattataaacaaGTGTAAATGATTGTTAGATAGTTTTAATATGGAGGCTAAGCTGgactaatattttaaaggttcatctggtaaaaaaaattaaaaaaacatagcgTATTTTCTAAACTtcggaaatacactatgtttttttataccaaatgagccGTTGAAATATTACCAAAACTTATACTTATTGTTGgaatattattacattatgccCGGTAGTCGTAGTAACACAACATggagtctaaaaattataaagaaaataaagaaatggtAACTGAAACAAGATGGTTGCTTTGTAAATATAGTTGCGCGGGTGGTCTATTCCCTGGAATAGCCACCAAGAAACCACACACCACACACACAAGTACTGAACCGGCTATATTATGCGATAGTCTGTTTGCCAGAACGGTTTTAGTCGCTGAAAAAGACAAACAGGCAGACCAGGGGAATGAATTAGTAAAAAGGAAATCGAAATCAGTACGCGGGCATCCTACTAAACTTGTAATAGACGACGGAAATAAACACAGATTTCTGGACATTATTCAAGGTAATGTAAAGTATGCTGTAatataactaaatataaattaaaaatatagcaTTTGGTCTATATAGTATAGCGatagttaatagttattacTAAGTGTTGTAATAGACTTATGTGACTTTTTACGtcaattttaacataattgTTACATAACATCAAATTCATAGAATATTGACATTTAATTCACTGCAGTTTACATCACAATTTTGTTGTAGAAAAACCCACAGATGAAAATTCAAACAACAACGGGACTCCTAAACCTGTTGTgaatatttcaaatttcaGAAAAGAGAGTTAGAATGGAAACAGTGACAATGAAGTACTACCATTCATAAAAGCAAAaggtttttagtttaaattttatttttgacccAAAATCTTACCCATCTTATACACAGGCAGACGCAAGTTTAAGAAgcttttgcaatttttttcgcTCCCAAAACGAGAAATAGATGTAAGtattatgatatatatatattagtaatgtggggcaagatggataccttcagcacatattccacataatatctaataCTTCCtacttgtgttttgaacaattaacaccactcttttaaagtcgcgaggatactgTTTATAAATCTGTTAAGGTTCTTTAAtaattaccaaatgggacgataaaatgaaatgaaaacataaactatCATACGCTAACCTACTAGCTACTAGAATGTGTTTataatgatgtaataatatgtTCTTACAGCTAACAAATACAGAGGAAATTCGGAGAAATTCAGAACTTGCTGATTTTGAccattatttacaaaatgtcaGTAACCACACAGGATTGGTCAGAACTCAACCAATCACAAAGCCGGTAAGAATTCAAATTATATCACACAAAACATTCAGACATAATTGAAtagttaatgttaaaaaagttactgTGAATTTAAGTAGCTCGTAACTTCGTGCACAAGATTGTATTATGTCACACAATAAGACACTTTCCATATTTCCTACAAGGGGGGGGGgcccaaaaaaaaattttttaattaaaaaaccccacccccccccccccttggggggggggggcttCCAACCCCCCAAGCTCACGTTACATGTATAACTAggaatttagaaaaataaaacaaaattaaaattattaatttttttgacagTCCAATTAATGACAACGTGGTTTGTTCTAGTTTACAACTCTTGCTTTCCTTTCCTAAATTTCTACAAGCAACTAATATGATGCttggaaattatttaatttttttctgcagTCCACCAATAACAACGTGGTTTTGACCGCCTGTTCTTTAAATTTGGACGAGCGAGCActtgattatgatgtcataagcaACAATACTTTTGTTGGACGGAACGTAATTGACGTACGTTGGTATAATTCACTGAAACGACCAGGTAAGTAAAACAGAGGGTACAAGGTTCGATTCTCAACTGGGGTAGTTGTAAGTGCATGGAAGAATTGTGTATATGAAAAGACCTATGTCAttacttgacagtgagcatgaggtgtatgaatacaccatgtgtgtctgctgtataagaagacacccatgttataactcgacagtgagcatgaggtgtacaccatgtgtgtctggtatataaccTAAATCGacagcgggcatgaggtgaatAAAGTTCTATGATACCGTTTGACTTTTTAAAGTAGCCAAATTTCACTAAGTCTATTCTTGTTAATTGTATATCCTGAATTATATATTAGTATTTAAATAAGGTCACAATTTCCATTGACGCAGAGTAAGCTATTTAATAATAGATATCATGACGTTTAATTCCCTGCAGTAAAAAAACGAGGTCTTCAACGCACACTAAGTTGCAGGAGGTAAAAATTGCtcataataaagaaacaaacaagaGGAGTGgaaatattatgatgtcacagttcACATTCACATTCTATTATTTCTATTATGGACCCAGCTGTCTCATATGATTCACAAATGTTATGTCATTTAGttgtttgttacatatatagtgTTACCACGTTACTTTAATGGCAGTTTTTTAAGATgcatatttgtataaatatataatattgtattttgtattgtgTTACTCTTTTTCCCTTTTTTGAATCATTTTTCTAATACGCAATGttccattttatttgttgcaatgatttaaactgtgtatatgttgttgcaaTGACTTAAACCgtctatatatttgttaacttTTGTTGCATTTCGTTTTTTTCGTGCGCTACATTTCCTAGCtgcatttatataaacacatctATGCTGCCAATGTGTCTATTCACTTCTAATATATTCATGTGCGTAATATTTGAACATGCTCACAACTCAAATAGGTTTCGAAATCCAAATATGAAACCAAACATAACGAAATATCTAATGCAAAGCTCTTTATCatttttgggttggtgaacccctaaagttgttgcgacaaaCTCATGCACTGTGCACACCagttgaagagcactgatcTAAAATACCACTAAAAGGcgaaatttatatatactagTTTCTggatataattatataattagAGGAAAATTATTATtcattatgttattttttaattttaaactctGTATTATACATTCATGGTCACTAACAGAATGAGTCTTAGagctgaatatttttttaaataaatactacATTATACAACATCATTAACACAATGAACTTCATTACAGTAGGtgactaaaaattaaaaaacaatggcaaaaattatgtatatattatatatatatatacatattttagttGTTTGATATAAACAGGAAACAATTATTAAtcattaagtttatttattctaacACTGTCATTGCCTCATTTATTTTATGGTGTCAGCGTGTCACTAAATAATGAGTCTTACAGAAGCTGActatttttctaaataaataaatactatcATTACACAATAATTGTATTACAGGAGCTGACAACACCGCTTATGCTGGCATGCATAGGCAACCATGTAGACTGCGTAGAATTATTAATTGAATTTGGATCTTTTGTTGATGCAAGAAGATCAGTACGTAAACAATGACTTTGTAATCCATGTCTTAGTATGCAAAACTGTTGctagattttgttttaaattgttggaTATTTTGGTATCGAAGTTAACCATTACTTCTGAAATATTTTCTAGGTTTAGTGcgcaaagaatattttagaGGATTTTGAGAATTTCTTAtacttatttgtttaatattacagTAAAGATATGTCAAAATATGATATTTTGTATgagatttatatatatatatatatatatatatatatatatatatatgcactAAACAGCGCTcctaaagtttttttatggGACATTCCCATGCCAATTTGCCAGAACGTTTAAGTTTACCTGAACTAATGTTGTTGTATTACAGACTGGATCTTCGGCCTTATTTCTTGCCTCACAATGCGGCCATTATGACGTCgttaatttattgttaaataaaggAGCTCTTATTGATGGCATGTCAAACgtaagaataaaaattaaaatcaaatttaacaaataaaataaaactttaaagtaaagtttttacacccatttttaatacttaaaaaaaatgtttaaattggtatttctgtttatatttaaagaaaaattctactatttttttaataaaatttaacaatatacTTTAGgattaaacctaaaaaactGTAGtttcgtatatatataaatatatatatatataggtctttttaaaattttaaacaattgttacTTTCGATTTTCAATACAGAATGGTGGAACAGCATTGCTTATTGCATCACAAATGGGACATTCTGAAGTGGTTCAACTACTTTGTAATAAACGCGCAAATGTTCATCTTGCGTTAAAAGACAGGACTTCTCCTATTTTTGTGGCAGCCCAGAACGGCCACCTCGAAACTGTACGTGTACTAGAGTGCCATCGTGCGGATGTTAATTGCCGGAGAGTGGTAagttttgaaaactttttaatcACATTTTTTACCTTTCCGTAAATATTGcgaaaaacttttacaaaggTTTATGTATAGCACTATGTTTTCGtaaattttacaactttttttaagattttgtattttttgtttatttcaggaTGGGATTTCCCCTCTTTGGATTGCAAGTCAAATGGGGCATTCCCATGTGGTGAAGCACCTTATTGATAATGGGGCATCGGTAGACAGGTTAACAATATgctaattttatatatttttttgtagttcCGAATGTTTAAAACCATTGCCCAACCAAAAAGGTTTGTATGTATTCTATAGGCCTCCAACAGCAAGCATGCCAGTGTGTATAAGGTTTAGCCTATTACCCCAAATAATACAAAGATATATACAGAAGGATCAGATTGTCTATAGAGATATGTTTCTatacaataatttaatataataattggACATATAGATGTTAAACATTTATCGCAACAATACAAAACTAACAATTAATTCaatacattcattatttcttgttttagaCCACGGAACATAGATGGGGTAACACCATTGTTCAAAGCAGCTTGTAAAGGTTATGCTGATATTGTGGGCTTCATCTTAAGTAAACATCCAAACCTAACAGTACAGAAGGTAAAGTGCAATAACTCCTAACTAAACACATCTAcatgtaaaa contains:
- the LOC100185246 gene encoding ankyrin repeat domain-containing protein 29-like, translating into MEEALFDAAHAGDKLGLLQILETGDVSIDVTDAELTTPLMLACIGNHVDCVELLIEFGSFVDARRSTGSSALFLASQCGHYDVVNLLLNKGALIDGMSNNGGTALLIASQMGHSEVVQLLCNKRANVHLALKDRTSPIFVAAQNGHLETVRVLECHRADVNCRRVDGISPLWIASQMGHSHVVKHLIDNGASVDRPRNIDGVTPLFKAACKGYADIVGFILSKHPNLTVQKCGYSPLHAAAYFGYEDVVELLLDYGAKTKSRDKNGLDPAELALAEGHEAISKLIKMNQQPGLY